From a single Streptomyces sp. NBC_01264 genomic region:
- a CDS encoding diaminobutyrate--2-oxoglutarate transaminase family protein encodes MTTLTPDEMYTFVEARESGARTYANAFGRLLAEGHGARIRDGHGREYLDCLAAAGTLALGHNHPDVLAAVGEYLTSGQVQQALDLTTPAKYEYLRALYARLPGTMADTFKTQFCGPAGTDATEAAIKLLKIATGRRTVISFHGAYHGMTAGALALTGNLGAKESVPSLMPDVHHLPYPYDYRCPFGIGGEAGVRAGLTYIERLLTDPESGITTPAAVFVEAVQGEGGVIPAPAAWLRGLREITARLDIPLVLDEIQAGFGRTGTMWAFEESGIEPDAVLVSKAAGGGFPLSLLLYHRKYDAWTPGAHAGTFRGNQVALVAGLAAMRVTESEGLIEKAAAKGRLLADLLGRLAAARPEIGQVRGRGLMWGIEMVDPAGRADSLGSLPADGARAKRVKRACLDHGLLLESGGRHGAVLRLLPPLVITDEEIHEMAAALEKALIDCA; translated from the coding sequence GTGACCACCCTCACGCCGGACGAGATGTACACCTTCGTCGAGGCGCGCGAATCGGGCGCCCGGACCTACGCCAACGCCTTCGGCCGGCTCCTCGCGGAGGGCCACGGCGCACGCATCCGCGACGGGCACGGCCGCGAGTACCTGGACTGCCTCGCCGCGGCGGGCACCCTCGCCCTGGGGCACAACCACCCGGACGTCCTGGCCGCGGTGGGGGAGTACCTCACCTCCGGTCAGGTCCAGCAGGCACTGGACCTGACCACCCCGGCCAAGTACGAGTACCTCCGGGCGCTGTACGCACGGCTGCCGGGCACCATGGCGGACACCTTCAAGACCCAGTTCTGCGGACCGGCGGGCACCGACGCCACCGAGGCCGCGATCAAGCTGCTCAAGATCGCCACCGGCCGCCGAACGGTGATCTCCTTCCACGGGGCCTACCACGGGATGACGGCGGGCGCCCTCGCCCTCACCGGCAACCTGGGCGCCAAGGAGTCCGTGCCCTCCCTCATGCCGGACGTGCACCACCTGCCCTATCCCTACGACTACCGCTGCCCCTTCGGCATCGGCGGCGAGGCGGGCGTCCGGGCCGGCCTGACCTACATCGAGCGGCTGCTCACCGACCCGGAGAGCGGCATCACCACACCGGCCGCGGTCTTCGTCGAAGCGGTCCAGGGCGAGGGCGGGGTCATCCCCGCGCCGGCGGCCTGGCTGCGCGGGCTGCGGGAGATCACCGCCCGGCTGGACATCCCGCTGGTCCTGGACGAGATCCAGGCGGGCTTCGGACGCACCGGCACCATGTGGGCCTTCGAGGAGTCCGGGATCGAGCCGGACGCCGTCCTCGTGTCCAAGGCGGCCGGCGGCGGCTTCCCGCTGTCGCTGCTGCTCTACCACCGCAAGTACGACGCCTGGACCCCCGGAGCCCACGCGGGCACCTTCCGCGGCAACCAGGTCGCCCTGGTCGCGGGACTCGCCGCCATGCGGGTCACCGAGTCCGAGGGGCTGATCGAAAAGGCCGCCGCCAAAGGCAGGTTGCTCGCCGACCTGCTCGGCCGGCTGGCCGCCGCTCGCCCCGAGATCGGCCAGGTCCGCGGCCGGGGGCTGATGTGGGGCATCGAGATGGTGGACCCCGCGGGCCGCGCCGATTCCCTCGGTTCGCTTCCCGCCGACGGGGCCCGGGCCAAACGCGTCAAGCGCGCCTGCCTGGACCACGGGCTGCTGCTGGAGAGCGGCGGGCGGCACGGCGCCGTGCTCCGGCTGCTCCCGCCACTGGTGATCACCGACGAGGAGATCCACGAGATGGCGGCGGCGCTGGAGAAGGCTCTGATCGACTGCGCCTGA